A segment of the Schistocerca gregaria isolate iqSchGreg1 unplaced genomic scaffold, iqSchGreg1.2 ptg000665l, whole genome shotgun sequence genome:
GGTGAAAATTATTAATTAGACAGTTTTCTGAGAAATTCGACAACTTTTGAAACGGTCCCAGCCGGGCACTAACCTTGAAGCAGTATTAGACACCGCGGCCCAGACAGTTCTGGATATTGGAACAGAGGGCACGACATCCTAGGCCACGAAAGACTAGCAATTGTGAGCCTAGACGACGGAAGCCAACCCCTAATTTCTATTGACGAAACAAGTTCGCACGTTATAACTAGTTATTCTTCTATATTGCAATCCTTCTCTGACTCGTTTTTTTAGCCGCAGTTGCAGCGAATGCCGAAATATATAACCACGTAGACTTGTATCAGATTTACGGTCAAACAAAACTGAGGTCCAAGTCGGACTGCGAAGTTCTGATGTATGCTCTACAACAAGAGAACCCAGAGGAATTTCTCAACAGCATTCGAGGTATTTTCTCTTTTGTGGTTTCTAACGGTGAAGACTGCCTTATTTCGAGGGATCATATCGGCGTTATCCCTCTGTATTGGGGGCGTGATAAAGATGGTGCCATATGGGTAGCTTCTGAAATGAAGGCCCTTTTAAGCGAGTGCATTTATTTCGACGTGTTTCCACCTGGGCATTTTTATTCTTCTCGTACCAAAGAGTTGAAATGTTATTACAACCCAGTTTGGTTCAGAGAAATTCCTACTGGCGAACCGAATTTTGCCAAACTTCGCAGTGCGTTCGAGACTGCTGTTATCCGCAGAACCAAATGCGACGTTCCATATGGCATTCTACTGTCTGGGGGACTTGATTCGTCTCTTGTTGCATCCGTTTTAACTGCGCAGCTCAGAAAAGTAGCTGAAAACGGTGCGGATACTGGCAAAACCACTAAAATACACAGTTTTTGCGTTGGGTTTGACAAAAATTCTCCTGACCTTCGCTATGCCCGTCAGCTAGCTGATTTTCTGGGAACGAAACATCATGAGGTAATTCTCAGCATTCAACAAGGCATAGACTCTATAGAGGATGTCATTTGGTATACAGAAACGTACGATGTCACGACAATTAGATCCTCTGTTCCTATGTACTTGCTCGCAAGGAAAATCAGGTCACTCGGTATCAAAATGATCCTATCTGGAGAGGGCAGTGACGAAATCTTTGGCGGATATTTATATTTCCATGGTACCGATGATCCAAAGAAATTTCACGAAGAAAACGTTAAACTTCTGAACGAACTACACGTCTTCGATTGCCTGAGAGCAAATAAGTCCTTGGCTGCATTTGGCATAGAGTCACGGGTACCCTTTCTCGACCGCGATTTCCTTGATGCCGCCTTTTCGTTCGATCCGAAGTTTAAGTGTAGTATCGACGGCCGCATTGAAAAATGGGTGTTGAGAAAGACGTTCGACGACGCGGATATCATTTTACCAAGTTTACTGTGGAGACAAAAAGAACAGCTCAGCGACGGTGTAGGGTACTCATGGATCGACGAGCTTATACAGCATACTAACAATAAAGTTAGTGACTACATGTTTTCTTGCCGAGAAATGTTGTATCCTCATAACACACCTTCTACTAAGGAAGCTTTCTATTATCGAGAGATTTTCGAGAGACTTTTCCCGCATCGCTCGGCTGTGGGTACCGTAAAAAAATGGGTACCTAACTGGAGCAAGGACTTGGACCCGTCTGGAAGGAGACAGCTTACCCATCAATATAGCACGTACACTGTGTCTGCCAGCAGCTGCAGCTAGAGGGAGAGTTTCAAGGTGCAATCATGCCCACGAGAATTGGCCTGGTATTCTATTCTGGTTGTCAATTTTTAAGGGGTTTTAATGTTCTGCATTCAATACAGAGAGAGATATATAAAGTCAGAGTTGATTAGCTTTCTGAAACTCTTTTTTGCACTTAGATGCAGGTTTTTGGTGCTAAAACATGGCGACAAATGATTTTTATTCTCGGGATATGGCTTTATGAAAAAAAACTGCTTATTCGGTGACTGTTATTACCGCGTGGTTCTTTTTTTTAGTCGTTCTAGCGGTATGAAATTCTACGGACGCCCTGAGGTCCCTGGCTGGGTACTCAAGGAGGTTTTGGCCCTTTCgaagatggtttgtttttctttctttgacACCCAATCTCTATTTGCTTGCGTTAATTTTTCTCTTTCAGCTGCCCAGCGAAGTCAGGGTGATCGAAGAGGGGCTCTTAGACTGCATGCTCAGTGATCAACCCGACGTACGCAAAATTTGCCGGGGGATCATACAAGAGATGGACGTCCTTCAGATTCCCACGCAAACTAACAAAAACAGTATAAAAACTTTTTGAGTACGGCAGAGCGCGGTACGTTTTGTTTGGATCGTgcaacagagttccttttggtgtCGTTTCTTTTACTCACCAGCGCTGCTTAGAGTACAGCAATATCGGGCCCATAGTCACCTGTCTGCACTTCATACTAAGGAATGCCGTAAAGCATTCCGTTTCAGAAAAGGAGTTGGAGCAAGATTTGATCCACATTGGCTTCCCGAGAGGTCTGCACTGTGGTTTCTGCGCGTCGTAGAGGCTCAAagacaatttcttactctctgttTTTTTGTTTTGCGCAATTCTTAATAGAACACGCCGAAGAATTGAGCGGTGCCTATGCGACCAATAAGACCAAGCTGTGCTTAAAGCAGTCCGAAAGCAGTCTAAGGTGTATGGAAACGCGAAGCATGTATAGCGTATTTGATGAAAGATTTCTAACACTGACAAATACACGCACGTCACACTGGTATATGTGTACATGGGCGTTTCGTCATTTCTAGTAAATACTCTTGAGGCTATTGATTGGCGCGTCGACTACATTTTAGGTTCTTCTTCCCTTCAGGACCTCAACTCGCCATCTGTACAGCTTCAATTTCATATCAAGAAAAATACTGGGAGTTCTAGTGAAACAACGGACTCCAGCGTCCTAGAGTTGAGTGCAGATAAATTCCGAGTGCTTTTAAGTGAGCTTAAGACAGCGCGTACTCTCATGGAGGACATGTGAGGAAATTACGTGTCCATCAAATATAGATAATACAAATTGTCTTCATTTAATTGCCGAAATATTTTGTGTGTACATTATTCAATTTTATTTCTTAAATGGCGACAATAGGATCCTCCTCGCTTGTTTCTCCGGAAAGCAATGCAGAGCTTGATCCTTCGTCTCGTACTCGTCGTTCTTCCAAGGACTCCAAGTTGGCGAGCGCCTCTCGTTCACCTTTAGGTGAAAAACGCTCGCTTTTCAAACCTTCCAATTCAGTCGACATTAAGTTATTGAAAAGCGCTCTTGACGCCAATCATCCGCCTCATTTGCTGCTATCATCTCTTGAAATTCTGGACTGTTTGGATGATGAAGACGACGGAGACGAGTTTGCGGCTTTACTGGATTCAAACACGAAAAAAACGCCTAAAGCCTCCCAGCAAGGTGCATCATCTTCTAAGCACAACTGTTCGAAAAGGAGCACAAACTCATCTTCCTGTTCCAAAAAAGCCGAAGTGTTGTCCGATGATAAAATTGAAGAAATATTAGAGGTTTTGCCTCAACAAATTAAAGAAGCGTCTCTCGAGGCCAAAAGCATTAGTTCGACAGGAACCAGACAAAGTAGTCGGGGAAGATCTAAAAAGGCTAGAAGGAAAAATGCGCATGCCTCGGAAAATAGTAGTAGCAGCGATGCTGTAGCTGGAAACTGCCATGTTCAGCACGAAATTACCTCTTTATTAAAAAAGCATGTTGCAAATAGACGCACGCTTGGCAAGTCATATTTAAGGTACTGTTTTCTTTTTAGGGAAAGGGACGGATTGCCGCTCTCAGCTAAGTTCTGTATTTTTGTAGAACACAACAATTGTTGAAAAAGGAACAAAAATTGGATGCCAAACTGCATCGGGCTTCCGATGCGATAGAGCACATCAACGCCTCCTCCGACAATTATGTTCATTTGAACGTGTTGATTAATTCTAAAAAGGTTCCAGTTTATATTTGCCGTACGGCGACCATCTTTGACTTGTTGGAGGAAGTTCGCGAGGACCTGCCAACATTGGAAGCAGGTCAAGGTCATGCGCTGACCTTTGACGGTAAACTCCAATGGCAGGATAATACTCTAGACGAGTTATGCGTAACGGATGGCGACACGTTTAGTTGGACCTCAGAAGAAATTTTAGATAACTGCGGTAACGTAAATAGCAAAAACGAAGGCAAGATAGTCATCCGATTGAAAATATCAGAAAAGTCTACTGAAAATTACCGCCTCGACAAGAACGCCCCTTTGCAGAAGCTAGCTAGTGCAGTGGCTCAGCAGCTCAATCTCCCTGATTCGAGCATATCGCTCAAATTCGATGGAGACACACTTGATTTGAATACCTCTCCTGAGGACAACGAAATGGAAGATGAAGATATGATAGACGTCCACATCAATAACCTGTAATCGGCATATTTTTGGCTCTCCTTACGTCCGCACTACGTGCAAGTCGAGAGCGTATATAGTTCGCAAGATAAAAATGATGTTCTTTTGTAAGACAGTTTTTTATATTATTCGGTCTAGTCCAACGAGTTGGATATGCTGAGTATATAGAATGCCTATGTCACTTGCTCTATATTCTTCGAAATAACACTTTACCAAGGGATATAAGTCAGACACCCAGGAAGTACATATTGTGGGACCGCCAGTATTACAGAGCACTTGCACCAACTCTAACTCACCAAGGCCCAGCTGAGTTCTAGAACAGCTATTGACAACTTAGAACACTGAATTTGATTACTGAGATTTTACTGGGACATATAAAACGAAACAAAAAGGACGACGTACGGATGACAAGATGTCAAAAAGGTTTTGACATCATTACCTATGATGTACATCTTTTTTGAATGTTCTAGGTCAGTCCAACTACAAGGCACCGCCTCAAATCTCCACAAGGTACTTATGAAGGCATTGTTTTAGTGTCTACTATATCGTTTTCTTGTTTATCTGTCCGTGCGGATATATGTTTCTTGGCGGCAAATGGCTTCTGGATTCGAGCCGTCATAGCTTTGTGAGTTGACGGCCAATTCGCTGGCTAGCTCAGCTATATCCTCTTCTTCTATCTGTGCCAAGGCTTTTATAGTTTCTAGTTGATATTTCTTTGTGTACCAAAATTGAACTCTTTTTATAGTAATCCAACAAATAAAAGCGAACAGCACTATGGCAAGAATGACTTCAGGGACTATGAGGCAAATCAAAAACAGATTTGTGTTCCTAGAGTTTGAATAGTCCATAGACAGACCATGTTGAAAAGGAAAAGCCTATGAACGGTTTGtccgaataaaaataattttgctcaATTACGTCAACCTGTGTTAATGAAAATTCAAGAATTTCAGCTGTTATTGGAACATTGAAACGAAAGAGATAAATAGTTTTGTCAAAAATTGTTTTGGATCATTTTTTGAATCTCTGGAAATTCAGGCAAAATTTCGTTGAAATTAGAGCCatgagaattttttgttttgttgtggaaTTGTCTAGGTCAAAAAAACG
Coding sequences within it:
- the LOC126318340 gene encoding uncharacterized protein LOC126318340 gives rise to the protein MCGIICALGVSDVATAREKVIRMSKCIRHRGPDSSGYWNRGHDILGHERLAIVSLDDGSQPLISIDETTAVAANAEIYNHVDLYQIYGQTKLRSKSDCEVLMYALQQENPEEFLNSIRGIFSFVVSNGEDCLISRDHIGVIPLYWGRDKDGAIWVASEMKALLSECIYFDVFPPGHFYSSRTKELKCYYNPVWFREIPTGEPNFAKLRSAFETAVIRRTKCDVPYGILLSGGLDSSLVASVLTAQLRKVAENGADTGKTTKIHSFCVGFDKNSPDLRYARQLADFLGTKHHEVILSIQQGIDSIEDVIWYTETYDVTTIRSSVPMYLLARKIRSLGIKMILSGEGSDEIFGGYLYFHGTDDPKKFHEENVKLLNELHVFDCLRANKSLAAFGIESRVPFLDRDFLDAAFSFDPKFKCSIDGRIEKWVLRKTFDDADIILPSLLWRQKEQLSDGVGYSWIDELIQHTNNKVSDYMFSCREMLYPHNTPSTKEAFYYREIFERLFPHRSAVGTVKKWVPNWSKDLDPSGRRQLTHQYSTYTVSASSCS
- the LOC126318341 gene encoding COMM domain-containing protein 4-like: MLPSEVRVIEEGLLDCMLSDQPDYKNFLSTAEREYSNIGPIVTCLHFILRNAVKHSVSEKELEQDLIHIGFPREHAEELSGAYATNKTKLCLKQSESSLRLNTLEAIDWRVDYILGSSSLQDLNSPSVQLQFHIKKNTGSSSETTDSSVLELSADKFRVLLSELKTARTLMEDM
- the LOC126318319 gene encoding uncharacterized protein LOC126318319, with translation MATIGSSSLVSPESNAELDPSSRTRRSSKDSKLASASRSPLGEKRSLFKPSNSVDIKLLKSALDANHPPHLLLSSLEILDCLDDEDDGDEFAALLDSNTKKTPKASQQGASSSKHNCSKRSTNSSSCSKKAEVLSDDKIEEILEVLPQQIKEASLEAKSISSTGTRQSSRGRSKKARRKNAHASENSSSSDAVAGNCHVQHEITSLLKKHVANRRTLGKSYLRTQQLLKKEQKLDAKLHRASDAIEHINASSDNYVHLNVLINSKKVPVYICRTATIFDLLEEVREDLPTLEAGQGHALTFDGKLQWQDNTLDELCVTDGDTFSWTSEEILDNCGNVNSKNEGKIVIRLKISEKSTENYRLDKNAPLQKLASAVAQQLNLPDSSISLKFDGDTLDLNTSPEDNEMEDEDMIDVHINNL